From Streptomyces sp. NBC_00370, a single genomic window includes:
- a CDS encoding amino acid permease gives MAPLPTPTKEGGDPTQPGNPQSPDGLRAGLKNRHLSMIAIGGVIGAGLFVGSGSGIAAAGPAILLSYALVGAMVVLVMRMLGEMAAAQPTSGSFSAYADRALGRWAGFSIGWLYWFFWVVVLAVEATAGAVILEGWVPAVPQWAWALIVMVVLTASNLASVASYGEFEFWFAGIKVVAIGAFVVIGLLAVFGVLPGSHNAGAGFSHLTDTGGFLPKGPGAILTGVLLVVFSFMGSEIVTLAAGESADPRGAVSKATNSVIWRIAIFYLGSIFVVLTLVPWNDKSIEKDGSYVAALNSIGLPHAGDIMNVIVLTAVLSCLNSGLYTASRMAFSLGRRKDAPVAFARINKRGVPQVAILSSVLFGFLAVWFNYQWPDTVFQFLLNSSGAVALFVWLVICCTQLRMRGIILRENPDKLVVRMWLFPYLTWATIVMIVFVLVYMLTDDSGRDQVLLSLLVAAIVVAVALVRDHRRRQNGGAPGAGAAGSALAVDERPGGGEGTGRESGLQPVAEQEGHKAG, from the coding sequence ATGGCTCCCCTGCCTACCCCCACGAAGGAAGGCGGAGACCCCACCCAACCTGGGAATCCGCAATCGCCCGACGGCCTGCGGGCCGGCCTCAAGAACCGCCATCTGTCGATGATCGCGATCGGCGGTGTGATCGGGGCGGGGCTGTTCGTCGGCTCGGGCTCCGGTATCGCAGCGGCCGGGCCCGCCATCCTGCTGTCGTACGCGCTCGTCGGCGCGATGGTCGTGCTCGTCATGCGGATGCTGGGCGAGATGGCCGCCGCCCAACCGACGTCGGGCTCCTTCTCCGCCTACGCCGACCGGGCGCTCGGCCGCTGGGCCGGCTTCTCGATCGGCTGGCTCTACTGGTTCTTCTGGGTCGTGGTGCTGGCCGTCGAGGCGACGGCCGGCGCGGTGATCCTGGAGGGCTGGGTGCCCGCGGTGCCGCAATGGGCGTGGGCGCTGATCGTCATGGTCGTACTGACCGCGTCGAACCTCGCCTCGGTCGCCTCCTACGGCGAGTTCGAGTTCTGGTTCGCGGGTATCAAGGTCGTGGCGATCGGGGCGTTCGTCGTCATCGGGCTGCTGGCCGTCTTCGGCGTGCTGCCCGGCTCGCACAACGCGGGAGCCGGCTTCAGCCATCTCACCGACACCGGCGGGTTCCTGCCCAAGGGGCCCGGCGCGATCCTGACCGGGGTGCTGCTGGTCGTCTTCTCCTTCATGGGCAGCGAGATCGTCACGCTGGCCGCGGGTGAGTCGGCGGACCCGCGGGGCGCCGTGTCGAAGGCGACGAACAGCGTGATCTGGCGTATCGCGATCTTCTACCTCGGATCGATCTTCGTCGTGCTGACGCTCGTCCCCTGGAACGACAAGTCCATCGAGAAGGACGGCTCGTACGTGGCGGCCCTCAACTCGATCGGGCTGCCGCACGCGGGCGACATCATGAACGTCATCGTGCTGACGGCCGTGCTGTCCTGTCTCAACTCCGGTCTCTACACGGCGTCCCGGATGGCGTTCTCGCTGGGACGGCGCAAGGACGCACCCGTGGCCTTCGCCCGGATCAACAAGCGCGGGGTGCCGCAGGTGGCGATCCTGTCGTCCGTGCTCTTCGGCTTCCTCGCCGTCTGGTTCAACTACCAGTGGCCCGACACGGTGTTCCAGTTCCTGCTCAACTCGTCCGGGGCCGTGGCGCTCTTCGTGTGGCTGGTCATCTGCTGCACCCAGCTGCGGATGCGCGGCATCATCCTGCGGGAGAACCCGGACAAGCTCGTCGTGCGGATGTGGCTGTTCCCGTATCTGACCTGGGCGACGATCGTGATGATCGTGTTCGTCCTCGTCTACATGCTCACCGACGACTCCGGGCGCGACCAGGTGCTGCTGTCGCTGCTGGTGGCGGCGATCGTGGTGGCCGTCGCGCTGGTACGGGACCACCGCAGGCGGCAGAACGGCGGCGCGCCCGGCGCGGGAGCGGCGGGGTCAGCCCTTGCGGTTGACGAACGTCCAGGCGGCGGGGAAGGCACCGGTCGCGAGAGCGGCCTTCAGCCCGTCGCCGAGCAGGAAGGGCACAAGGCCGGCTGA
- a CDS encoding mycothiol-dependent nitroreductase Rv2466c family protein, protein MSEKTPVDFWFDPLCPWAWMTSRWVLEVEKGRDLDIRWHVMSLAVLNEPRLDEMPEEYRDMMATKAWAPVRVVIAAQQKHGDEVVGKLYTALGTHIHVNGEGPTREAIAAALKDVDLPADLLDYADSDTYDTELRASHQEGIDKVGQEVGTPVIAVPGADGEQVAFFGPVVTPAPKGEEALKLWDGTLLVASIPGFYELKRTRTQGPVFD, encoded by the coding sequence ATGTCCGAGAAGACCCCCGTCGACTTCTGGTTCGACCCGCTGTGCCCCTGGGCCTGGATGACCTCGCGCTGGGTGCTCGAAGTGGAGAAGGGCCGTGACCTCGACATCCGCTGGCACGTCATGAGCCTGGCCGTGCTGAACGAGCCGCGCCTCGACGAGATGCCCGAGGAGTACCGCGACATGATGGCGACGAAGGCGTGGGCGCCGGTCCGTGTCGTCATCGCCGCCCAGCAGAAGCACGGCGACGAGGTCGTGGGCAAGCTCTACACGGCGCTCGGCACGCACATCCACGTCAACGGCGAGGGCCCGACCCGCGAGGCCATCGCCGCCGCGCTCAAGGACGTCGACCTCCCCGCCGACCTGCTCGACTACGCCGACTCCGACACGTACGACACCGAGCTGCGCGCCTCCCACCAGGAAGGCATCGACAAGGTCGGCCAGGAGGTCGGCACCCCCGTCATCGCCGTCCCCGGCGCCGACGGCGAGCAGGTCGCCTTCTTCGGCCCGGTCGTCACGCCCGCCCCGAAGGGCGAGGAGGCGCTGAAGCTCTGGGACGGCACGCTGCTGGTCGCCTCGATCCCCGGCTTCTACGAGCTCAAGCGCACCAGGACGCAGGGCCCGGTCTTCGACTGA
- a CDS encoding PP2C family protein-serine/threonine phosphatase codes for MAGVAGADSFSARMRRRLHRVRNVVRKSGVDYFRGDGSDWIAFIGLLLFIPAITVTTLAVPVWCAPAALVLPIVAGGLLLRPASLLALYAASAVALIVESIVLGPYDEGASRVTPGTVLVVAACGLFGLLIAQFRARVGVPWRRGGTMLFDLRERIRVQSALPRLPEGWHREMALRPAGGQSFSGDFVVAARTNGGRTLEVVLTDVSGKGMDAGSRALLLSGAFGGLLGSLPSHGFLPAANGYLLRQDWDEGFATSIHLVLDLDSGDYELLSAGHLPALQLHAGSGRWEEKSGEGPLLGVYDGAQFDAVKGSLAHGDVLMLFTDGLVEIPGRDLSEGVDRLTGEADRYVTAGFEGAAWHLIEAVAKNVNDDRALLLICREA; via the coding sequence ATGGCCGGTGTCGCGGGAGCGGACTCGTTTTCGGCCCGGATGCGCAGGCGACTGCACCGGGTCCGCAACGTCGTGCGCAAATCCGGGGTCGACTACTTCCGCGGTGACGGCTCCGACTGGATCGCCTTCATCGGGCTGCTGCTCTTCATCCCGGCCATCACCGTCACCACCCTCGCCGTCCCGGTCTGGTGCGCGCCCGCCGCGCTGGTCCTGCCGATCGTGGCCGGCGGGCTGTTGCTGCGCCCGGCGAGCCTGCTCGCGCTGTACGCGGCGTCCGCCGTGGCGCTCATCGTCGAATCGATAGTCCTCGGCCCGTACGACGAAGGCGCCTCACGCGTCACCCCCGGCACCGTGCTCGTGGTCGCCGCCTGCGGTCTCTTCGGGCTGCTCATCGCCCAGTTCAGGGCCAGGGTCGGGGTGCCGTGGCGGCGCGGCGGGACGATGCTCTTCGACCTGCGGGAACGTATCCGCGTACAGAGCGCGCTGCCCCGGCTGCCGGAGGGCTGGCACCGCGAGATGGCGCTGCGCCCGGCGGGCGGCCAGTCCTTCTCCGGTGACTTCGTGGTCGCCGCCCGCACCAACGGCGGCCGGACGCTCGAAGTCGTCCTCACCGACGTCTCGGGCAAGGGTATGGACGCGGGCTCCCGCGCCCTGCTCCTGTCGGGCGCGTTCGGCGGTCTGCTCGGCTCGCTCCCCTCGCACGGCTTCCTCCCGGCGGCCAACGGCTATCTGCTCCGGCAGGACTGGGACGAGGGCTTCGCCACCTCCATCCACCTCGTACTCGACCTCGACTCGGGCGACTACGAACTCCTCTCGGCGGGACATCTGCCCGCCCTGCAACTGCACGCGGGAAGCGGTCGCTGGGAGGAGAAGTCGGGCGAGGGCCCGCTGCTGGGTGTCTACGACGGAGCCCAGTTCGACGCGGTCAAGGGCTCGTTGGCGCACGGCGACGTACTGATGCTGTTCACCGACGGCCTGGTGGAGATCCCCGGCCGCGACCTCTCCGAAGGCGTGGACCGCCTCACGGGCGAGGCCGACCGCTATGTGACGGCGGGCTTCGAGGGCGCGGCCTGGCATCTGATCGAGGCGGTGGCGAAGAACGTGAACGACGACAGAGCCCTGCTGCTGATCTGCCGCGAGGCCTGA
- a CDS encoding putative protein N(5)-glutamine methyltransferase, producing the protein MSTSPSPLPLSAVVTRLRAAGCVFAEDEAELILSTAASPAELTAMVERRAAGLPLEHVLGWAEFCGLRIAVDPGVFVPRRRTEFLVQQAAELAGPGSVIVDLCCGSGALGAALAARPEQRAAELYAADIDPVAVRCARRNVAAAGGSVYEGDLYDPLPASLRGRVDVLLANVPYVPTEEIELLPQEARVHEARVALDGGADGLDVLRRVTAEAARWLAPGGHLLFETSERQTARAVATVARDGLKPRVAGSEELFATVVIGTRA; encoded by the coding sequence ATGTCGACCTCACCGTCACCCCTTCCGCTCTCCGCCGTTGTCACCAGGCTCCGGGCCGCCGGCTGTGTCTTCGCCGAGGACGAGGCGGAGTTGATCCTCTCCACCGCCGCTTCACCCGCCGAACTCACCGCGATGGTGGAGCGGCGGGCCGCCGGACTCCCCCTCGAACATGTCCTCGGCTGGGCCGAGTTCTGCGGGCTGCGGATCGCCGTCGACCCCGGCGTCTTCGTACCGCGCAGGCGCACCGAGTTCCTGGTCCAGCAGGCGGCCGAACTCGCCGGCCCGGGCTCCGTCATCGTCGATCTGTGCTGCGGCTCGGGGGCGCTCGGCGCCGCGCTCGCCGCGCGCCCCGAACAGCGCGCGGCGGAGCTGTACGCCGCCGACATCGACCCCGTCGCCGTCCGGTGCGCGCGGCGCAATGTGGCGGCGGCCGGCGGGTCGGTCTACGAGGGCGATCTGTACGATCCGCTGCCCGCGTCGCTCAGGGGCCGGGTCGACGTCCTGCTGGCCAATGTGCCGTACGTGCCCACCGAGGAGATCGAACTGCTGCCGCAAGAGGCCCGGGTGCACGAGGCGCGGGTGGCGCTCGACGGCGGCGCGGACGGCCTCGACGTACTGCGCCGCGTGACGGCCGAGGCCGCGCGCTGGCTGGCGCCGGGCGGCCATCTGCTGTTCGAGACGAGCGAGCGGCAGACGGCGCGCGCGGTGGCCACGGTCGCGCGCGACGGTCTCAAGCCACGGGTGGCGGGCTCGGAGGAGCTGTTCGCCACCGTCGTCATCGGCACCCGGGCCTGA
- a CDS encoding biotin transporter BioY, whose protein sequence is MSTAAAAPRTGAVLADLLPATRTRDIALVLGGAALTGVAAQLSVTVPGSPVPVTGQTFAALLVGTALGARRGFLSLAVYTLVGLAGVPWFSAGSSGPGGASLGYVFGMLLAAAAVGALAERGGDRSVLRTAATMVLGSAVIYAVGVPYLAVSTGMSTSAAISAGLVPFLLGDGLKAALATGAFPAAWTFVNRKG, encoded by the coding sequence ATGAGCACCGCTGCCGCAGCCCCCCGTACCGGAGCGGTCCTCGCCGACCTCCTGCCGGCCACCCGCACCCGCGACATCGCGCTGGTGCTCGGCGGCGCCGCGCTCACCGGCGTGGCGGCGCAGCTCTCCGTCACCGTGCCCGGATCGCCCGTGCCGGTCACCGGCCAGACCTTCGCTGCGCTCCTCGTCGGTACGGCGCTGGGTGCCCGCAGGGGCTTCCTCTCCCTCGCCGTCTACACCCTCGTCGGTCTCGCGGGCGTGCCGTGGTTCTCGGCCGGCAGCTCCGGCCCCGGCGGCGCCTCCCTCGGCTATGTCTTCGGCATGCTGCTCGCGGCCGCCGCCGTCGGTGCGCTGGCCGAGCGCGGCGGCGACCGCTCCGTGCTGCGCACGGCGGCCACGATGGTGCTGGGCTCGGCGGTCATCTACGCGGTGGGCGTGCCGTATCTGGCGGTGTCCACCGGCATGTCGACGAGCGCGGCGATATCAGCCGGCCTTGTGCCCTTCCTGCTCGGCGACGGGCTGAAGGCCGCTCTCGCGACCGGTGCCTTCCCCGCCGCCTGGACGTTCGTCAACCGCAAGGGCTGA
- a CDS encoding Fpg/Nei family DNA glycosylase codes for MPEGHTIHRLAADHIDRFGGRPVRVSSPQGKFSDSAALLDGRVMEGADAHGKHLFLGFGGAGWVHVHLGLFGKVHFGAPPLPPPRDTVRLRIADDTAYMDLRGPTTCALITEPEKQAIHDRLGPDPLRAATDDPEAAEAYGEKAWERISRSRVTVAALLMDQKVIAGVGNVYRAEVLFRHGIDPYRAGKDLGHDEWHAVWADLIGLMREGVRNNRIDTVRPEHTPEAMGRPPRVDDHGGEVYVYRRALLPCLLCGTEIRTAPLAARNLFWCPNCQRD; via the coding sequence GTGCCGGAAGGGCATACGATCCACCGTCTCGCCGCGGACCACATCGACCGCTTCGGCGGCCGGCCGGTCCGGGTCAGCAGCCCGCAGGGCAAGTTCTCCGACAGCGCGGCGCTGCTCGACGGGCGGGTCATGGAGGGCGCCGACGCCCACGGGAAACACCTCTTTCTCGGCTTCGGCGGCGCCGGCTGGGTCCATGTCCATCTCGGCCTCTTCGGCAAGGTGCACTTCGGCGCCCCGCCGCTCCCGCCGCCCAGGGACACCGTCCGGCTGCGCATCGCGGACGACACGGCGTACATGGACCTGCGCGGCCCCACCACCTGCGCCCTGATCACCGAGCCGGAGAAGCAGGCGATACACGACCGCCTCGGCCCCGACCCGCTGCGCGCTGCTACCGACGATCCCGAAGCGGCCGAGGCGTACGGCGAGAAGGCGTGGGAGCGGATCTCCCGCTCCCGGGTCACCGTCGCCGCACTGTTGATGGACCAGAAGGTCATCGCCGGCGTCGGCAACGTCTACCGCGCCGAGGTCCTGTTCCGGCACGGCATCGACCCCTACCGCGCCGGCAAGGACCTCGGCCACGACGAGTGGCACGCCGTCTGGGCCGATCTGATCGGACTGATGCGCGAAGGCGTACGGAACAACCGCATCGACACCGTCCGCCCCGAACACACCCCCGAGGCGATGGGCCGCCCTCCCCGGGTCGACGACCACGGCGGCGAGGTCTACGTCTACCGCAGGGCGCTGCTGCCCTGCCTGCTGTGCGGCACCGAGATCCGGACGGCGCCCCTCGCCGCCCGGAACCTCTTCTGGTGCCCCAACTGCCAGCGGGACTAG
- a CDS encoding cation:proton antiporter, whose product MGGAFLAAALLARLGSRIELPTIPLFILAGILLGPHTPGIVLVSDPHDLEMLSALGLVLLLFYLGLEFHMDDLKTGGRKMALAGGTYLALNVGAGLGFGFALGWGMSEALVLAGVLGISSSAIVTKVLVDLGRIGNPETKPILGIIVVEDIFLALYLAALQPILSGATSLQAALMDGGKAFGFLLLLALAARFGTKVIGRLMNTKDDELLVISFLGAAVFVAGVSEWFGVADAIGAFMVGLMLGSTTSGERIRKLVHPLRDAFGAIFFFGFGLSINPGDLPSVLWPVLAAVGVTLAMNVFAGLAAARVYRFGAGQAANISTTLLARGEFALILATMAAAAGLDPRLAPFIAGYVLVLAVLGPLAAGRSAWLARILPGSAFSRAATPELGAEPTTEPLPEPEPLETSRRSG is encoded by the coding sequence ATGGGCGGCGCCTTCCTCGCTGCCGCCCTGCTCGCCCGCCTCGGCAGCCGTATCGAACTGCCCACCATCCCGCTGTTCATCCTGGCCGGGATTCTCCTCGGTCCGCACACCCCCGGCATCGTGCTGGTCTCCGACCCGCACGACCTCGAAATGCTCTCGGCCCTCGGCCTGGTGCTGCTGCTCTTCTACCTCGGTCTTGAGTTCCACATGGACGATCTCAAGACCGGCGGGCGCAAGATGGCGCTCGCCGGAGGCACCTATCTCGCGCTGAACGTCGGCGCGGGGCTCGGTTTCGGCTTCGCCCTCGGCTGGGGCATGTCGGAGGCGCTGGTGCTGGCGGGAGTGCTCGGTATCTCGTCGTCCGCCATCGTGACCAAGGTGCTGGTCGACCTCGGCCGGATCGGCAATCCGGAGACGAAGCCGATCCTCGGCATCATCGTCGTCGAGGACATCTTCCTGGCGCTCTATCTCGCCGCGCTCCAGCCGATCCTGTCCGGCGCGACCAGTTTGCAGGCCGCGCTGATGGACGGCGGGAAGGCGTTCGGGTTCCTGCTGCTGCTGGCGCTGGCGGCCCGGTTCGGCACGAAGGTCATCGGCCGGCTGATGAACACGAAGGACGACGAACTGCTCGTCATCTCCTTCCTCGGCGCCGCCGTGTTCGTCGCGGGCGTCTCCGAGTGGTTCGGGGTCGCCGACGCCATCGGCGCCTTCATGGTCGGTCTGATGCTCGGCAGTACGACGTCGGGCGAGCGGATCCGCAAGCTCGTCCACCCGCTGCGGGACGCGTTCGGCGCGATCTTCTTCTTCGGCTTCGGACTCTCGATCAACCCGGGGGATCTGCCGAGCGTGCTCTGGCCGGTGCTGGCGGCGGTCGGGGTGACCCTCGCGATGAACGTCTTCGCCGGTCTCGCGGCTGCGCGGGTCTACCGCTTCGGCGCGGGCCAGGCGGCGAACATCTCGACCACGCTGCTGGCGCGCGGCGAGTTCGCCCTGATCCTCGCGACGATGGCAGCGGCGGCGGGCCTGGACCCCCGACTGGCGCCGTTCATCGCGGGCTACGTCCTGGTGCTGGCCGTCCTCGGCCCCCTGGCCGCCGGCCGATCGGCCTGGCTGGCCCGGATCCTCCCGGGCTCCGCCTTCAGCCGCGCGGCCACGCCGGAGTTGGGCGCGGAGCCGACGACGGAACCGCTGCCGGAGCCTGAGCCGCTGGAAACGTCCCGACGGTCCGGGTGA
- a CDS encoding GNAT family N-acetyltransferase → MTKELRVLRTSEWDRWYEAFLLAFGGAGESAEEQALWAGLAEHDRFIGVWDGDECVGTAGAFSFRVTVPGGASVPAAGVTMVSVGATHRRQGVLTSMMRRQLDDVREWGEPLAVLTASEPPIYGRFGYGAATQKLSLDIDSSRVRVDAPLGTDGVRLRRARSTDPEVQRVCEELYAADVAVRPGMTARTAGWDRVQFFDPADDRHGKSASQCVLAERDGESVGFVLFQTKPEFDTRGPKGTVHLHHLHARDAAAYAALWRFLFDIDLTSTVSVNNRPADDAIQHLVSDVRRSSMLLRDGLYVRLVEVGAALEARTYQAPVDVVIEVEDSFCPWNEGRWRLSGDAKGASCERTADPAELSLSARELGAAYLGGVTLSSLARAGRVRELREGALAAASPAFASDIAPWLPHGF, encoded by the coding sequence ATGACCAAAGAGCTGCGGGTGCTGCGCACGTCGGAATGGGACCGTTGGTACGAGGCGTTCTTGCTCGCCTTCGGCGGGGCCGGGGAGTCCGCCGAGGAACAGGCGCTGTGGGCAGGACTGGCGGAGCACGACCGCTTCATCGGCGTCTGGGACGGCGACGAATGCGTGGGTACGGCAGGGGCGTTCAGCTTCCGGGTGACCGTGCCCGGCGGCGCTTCGGTGCCCGCCGCCGGCGTGACCATGGTGAGCGTGGGGGCGACGCACCGGCGGCAGGGCGTGCTCACGTCGATGATGCGCCGGCAGCTCGACGACGTACGGGAGTGGGGCGAACCGCTCGCGGTGCTGACCGCGTCGGAGCCGCCGATCTACGGGCGGTTCGGGTACGGCGCCGCGACGCAGAAGCTCTCGCTGGACATCGACTCGTCGCGGGTGCGGGTCGACGCACCGCTGGGGACCGACGGCGTACGGCTGCGCCGCGCGCGGTCCACCGATCCGGAGGTGCAGCGTGTCTGTGAGGAGCTGTACGCGGCGGACGTCGCTGTCCGCCCCGGTATGACGGCCCGCACGGCCGGGTGGGACCGGGTGCAGTTCTTCGACCCCGCGGACGACCGGCACGGCAAGTCGGCGTCGCAGTGCGTGCTGGCCGAACGGGACGGCGAGAGCGTCGGGTTCGTGCTGTTCCAGACCAAACCGGAGTTCGACACCAGAGGGCCCAAGGGCACGGTCCATCTCCATCATCTGCACGCGCGGGACGCGGCGGCGTACGCGGCGCTGTGGCGCTTCCTCTTCGACATCGATCTGACGTCCACGGTCAGCGTGAACAACCGCCCGGCCGACGACGCGATCCAGCATCTGGTCTCCGACGTGCGGCGCAGCAGCATGCTGCTGCGGGACGGGCTGTATGTGCGGCTCGTCGAGGTGGGTGCGGCGCTCGAAGCCCGCACGTACCAGGCGCCGGTGGATGTGGTGATCGAGGTCGAGGACAGCTTCTGCCCCTGGAACGAGGGGCGTTGGCGGCTCTCCGGTGACGCGAAGGGCGCGTCCTGCGAGCGCACGGCCGATCCGGCGGAGCTGTCCCTCTCGGCGCGGGAGCTGGGCGCCGCCTATCTGGGCGGGGTGACGCTGTCGTCGCTGGCTCGGGCCGGCCGGGTGCGGGAGCTGCGGGAGGGCGCGCTGGCCGCCGCTTCGCCCGCGTTCGCCTCGGACATCGCGCCCTGGCTGCCGCACGGCTTCTGA
- a CDS encoding ribose-5-phosphate isomerase has product MRVYLGSDHAGFELKAHLVAWLTAHGHEPVDCGPHIYDAQDDYPPFCLRTAQRTAADPGSLGIVIGGSGNGEQIAANKVKGVRAALAWSEETAELGREHNNANVMAVGSRMHSLDEATSFVEVFLKTPYSGAERHARRIEMLERYEATGELPPIPAHHPQQG; this is encoded by the coding sequence ATGCGCGTGTACCTCGGCTCCGACCATGCCGGCTTCGAACTCAAGGCCCACCTCGTCGCCTGGCTCACGGCCCACGGCCATGAGCCCGTCGACTGCGGACCCCACATCTACGACGCCCAGGACGACTACCCGCCGTTCTGCCTGCGCACGGCGCAGCGCACCGCTGCCGACCCGGGCAGCCTCGGCATCGTGATCGGCGGCTCGGGCAACGGCGAGCAGATCGCCGCCAACAAGGTCAAGGGCGTACGGGCCGCACTGGCCTGGAGCGAGGAGACCGCCGAGCTGGGCCGCGAGCACAACAACGCGAACGTGATGGCGGTCGGCAGCCGGATGCACAGCCTCGACGAGGCGACCTCGTTCGTCGAGGTCTTCCTCAAGACCCCGTACTCGGGCGCCGAACGCCACGCGCGCCGGATCGAGATGCTGGAGCGGTACGAGGCGACGGGCGAACTCCCCCCGATCCCCGCGCACCACCCGCAGCAGGGCTAG